In Streptomyces sp. NBC_00433, a single genomic region encodes these proteins:
- a CDS encoding ABC transporter permease, translated as MSTATIDTSAARRSAGAGVDSQPVTLARTVKSEWIKLRSLRSSWAVLGAAVLSMPAVGLIIAYNTRNPAAVQDVADLTPSATLKGYYLGQLLIGALGVLFVSSEFSTGMIRSTFTAVPKRLPVLWAKLTVFFVVAAMVMTTTTIATFIVSQAVIGQYRTGFSLSDPGVWRVVLGTALYMVLAGVIGGMIGWIVRSTPGALVSYFALVFVLPVLDLFGSAGRHVAQFLPSQAGAAFIVTEPDSPHLSPGVGALVLCAWTGAAIVVGATSLRLRDA; from the coding sequence ATGAGCACCGCCACGATCGATACCTCCGCCGCCCGCCGGAGCGCCGGGGCCGGCGTAGACAGCCAACCGGTAACCCTCGCGCGGACGGTGAAGTCCGAATGGATCAAGTTGCGCAGTCTGCGATCGAGCTGGGCGGTGCTGGGCGCGGCCGTGCTCAGCATGCCGGCCGTTGGATTGATCATCGCCTATAACACCCGCAATCCCGCCGCCGTTCAAGACGTCGCCGACCTGACGCCGTCGGCGACGCTGAAAGGTTATTACCTGGGGCAGCTCCTGATCGGGGCGCTGGGTGTGCTGTTCGTTTCCAGTGAATTCAGCACGGGCATGATTCGCTCGACATTCACCGCGGTCCCCAAACGTCTTCCGGTGCTCTGGGCCAAGTTGACGGTGTTCTTCGTGGTCGCCGCAATGGTAATGACGACGACCACCATTGCCACTTTTATTGTCTCGCAAGCGGTGATCGGCCAATACCGCACGGGGTTCTCGCTGTCCGATCCAGGGGTGTGGCGGGTCGTGCTGGGCACGGCCCTGTACATGGTGCTGGCCGGAGTCATCGGAGGAATGATCGGCTGGATCGTGCGCTCGACCCCTGGCGCTCTGGTCAGCTACTTCGCCCTGGTGTTCGTCCTGCCTGTGTTGGACCTGTTCGGATCGGCGGGCAGGCACGTCGCGCAGTTCCTGCCGTCACAGGCGGGAGCCGCATTCATCGTCACCGAGCCCGACTCTCCGCACCTATCACCCGGGGTCGGTGCGCTTGTGCTCTGTGCGTGGACCGGCGCCGCCATCGTCGTGGGGGCTACCTCACTGCGCCTCCGCGACGCCTGA
- a CDS encoding ATP-binding cassette domain-containing protein, translating to MIKAESLTKRYRDKLAVDGLTFTVKPGVVTGFLGPNGAGKSTTMRMILGLDSPTSGSVTVNGKPFAEHQSPLAEVGALLEARAVHTGRSARNHLLAMAATAGIGVKRVDEVIGMVGLGDVAGRRAGAFSLGMGQRLGIASALLADPQTLILDEPVNGLDPDGVRWIRNLLKGLADEGRTVFLSSHLMSEMALTADHVILVGKGKLLRDQSMADFIATASSDVVTVRSPQAARLAALLAGVGFTVRNIAEQTLEVQGLTSDRIGVTAAEAGITLLELATHAASLEEAYMALTDDSIDYRSTIENTKDAA from the coding sequence ATGATCAAGGCCGAGAGTCTGACCAAACGCTATAGGGACAAGTTGGCCGTCGACGGATTGACGTTCACCGTCAAGCCGGGTGTTGTCACCGGGTTCCTCGGTCCCAATGGCGCCGGAAAGTCGACGACGATGCGGATGATTCTGGGGCTGGACTCCCCGACGTCCGGATCAGTTACCGTGAACGGGAAACCGTTCGCTGAGCACCAGAGTCCGTTGGCGGAGGTCGGAGCGCTCTTGGAAGCCCGGGCGGTGCACACCGGCCGTTCGGCGCGCAACCATCTGCTGGCGATGGCGGCTACGGCGGGGATCGGAGTCAAACGGGTCGACGAGGTGATCGGGATGGTCGGGCTCGGTGATGTCGCCGGTCGCCGCGCCGGCGCCTTCTCACTGGGTATGGGGCAGCGGCTGGGTATCGCCTCGGCACTGCTGGCCGACCCGCAGACTCTGATTCTTGACGAGCCGGTCAATGGGCTGGACCCGGACGGCGTGCGATGGATCCGCAACCTGCTCAAGGGGCTGGCCGACGAGGGCCGCACCGTGTTCCTGTCGTCCCACCTGATGAGCGAGATGGCGCTGACTGCCGATCACGTCATCCTGGTGGGAAAGGGCAAGTTGCTGCGGGATCAGTCAATGGCGGACTTCATCGCGACGGCGTCATCCGATGTCGTCACAGTCCGGTCCCCACAAGCTGCTCGGCTCGCTGCCCTACTGGCCGGCGTCGGCTTCACCGTACGCAACATCGCGGAGCAGACGCTGGAAGTGCAGGGCCTCACCAGCGACCGCATTGGCGTGACTGCCGCAGAGGCTGGAATCACCCTCCTGGAGTTGGCCACTCACGCTGCTTCTCTGGAAGAGGCGTACATGGCCCTGACCGACGACTCGATCGACTACCGCTCCACCATCGAGAATACCAAGGACGCCGCATGA
- a CDS encoding methyltransferase: MNRSSFPAPAGAWSRSVADAALFLTETARTFHTTGAVAPSSRRLSRALAAPLLTPRPGRQPLAVLEVGAGTGAVSRVLANRLRPGDTLDLVEANPRFANRLRADRRLEVDGERIRLIEQPVGELAHGGLGNGLGSGRYDVIVSGLPFANFLPHEVAEALAFYRVALKPGGHLTYFAYRGTSRARALVPARRAADRRRAVLDTLAHWRQSHDAVDSRTVWANLPPARVWHLRAAATVATAAGSDRKGVDVRSGPGGTPKAEVDVSDRA, from the coding sequence ATGAACCGATCGAGCTTTCCCGCGCCGGCAGGGGCATGGTCCCGCAGCGTGGCAGACGCCGCGCTCTTTCTCACCGAGACAGCCCGTACTTTCCACACCACCGGAGCCGTCGCCCCGAGCAGCCGTCGTCTCTCCCGCGCCCTGGCGGCCCCGCTCCTGACTCCCCGTCCTGGCCGGCAACCCCTGGCAGTACTGGAGGTGGGAGCCGGAACCGGCGCGGTCTCGCGCGTACTCGCCAACCGGCTCCGCCCAGGCGACACCCTGGACCTGGTCGAGGCGAACCCCCGCTTCGCCAATCGGCTCCGCGCCGACCGGCGGCTGGAAGTCGACGGGGAACGGATCCGGCTGATCGAGCAACCGGTCGGCGAGTTGGCGCATGGTGGCCTCGGAAACGGCCTCGGCAGCGGCCGCTACGACGTGATCGTCTCTGGCCTGCCTTTCGCCAACTTCCTGCCCCACGAGGTCGCCGAGGCGCTCGCCTTCTACCGCGTAGCGCTCAAGCCCGGCGGCCACCTCACCTACTTCGCCTACCGGGGAACCAGCCGCGCCCGCGCCCTGGTCCCCGCCCGGCGCGCGGCTGACCGGCGGCGCGCGGTCCTCGACACCCTCGCCCACTGGCGGCAGTCCCACGATGCCGTCGACTCCCGCACGGTCTGGGCCAACCTGCCACCGGCCCGCGTCTGGCATCTGCGTGCTGCCGCCACCGTCGCCACTGCCGCCGGCTCCGACCGCAAGGGCGTCGACGTCAGATCCGGCCCCGGTGGCACTCCGAAGGCCGAGGTCGACGTATCAGACCGGGCGTGA
- a CDS encoding histidine kinase, with the protein MHADAGPGLEFRHRWRPLWTEYVLICTALALVVQQAYATRGGAALPLRASVAFGAALALTARERFPLSVGVPALAAMVAQNQMAPMTVLLFHLAARGRTRAAAAYGSLAALAPWLWRPPIHGPVEPRYSPGLVFALAITAGLWTASRRRLAASRAVEAELHAEQARLAERARISAEMHDVLAHRLSLLALHAGVLAMQTETLPPPALERIALLRATAAQALADLRDLLGALRTDLPGDPRKERGPAVQDLSALLAEADAAGQRIEAEIGGEAGSAPASHRLAVHRLVQEGLTNARKHAGGAPVRLHVHYGSPATSVELVNGPGRPPYPPSATIGYGLVGLSERVSGLSGHLHHGPSPDGGWRLSARLPLSPDPASSLQRQPIPGSETS; encoded by the coding sequence GTGCACGCAGACGCAGGCCCCGGCCTCGAATTCCGGCACCGTTGGCGGCCGCTGTGGACCGAGTATGTGCTGATCTGCACAGCTCTCGCCCTCGTGGTCCAGCAGGCGTACGCGACCCGGGGTGGCGCCGCGCTGCCGCTGAGGGCGTCGGTCGCGTTCGGTGCGGCGCTGGCGCTGACCGCCCGTGAGCGGTTCCCGCTGTCGGTCGGCGTACCCGCGCTGGCGGCCATGGTGGCGCAGAACCAGATGGCGCCGATGACGGTACTGCTGTTCCATCTGGCCGCACGAGGCCGCACGAGAGCCGCCGCCGCTTACGGGAGCCTCGCCGCCCTGGCGCCGTGGCTGTGGCGCCCGCCGATCCACGGCCCGGTCGAGCCCAGGTACTCTCCGGGGCTGGTGTTCGCGCTTGCCATCACCGCCGGACTGTGGACGGCAAGCCGGCGCCGTCTGGCCGCCAGTCGGGCCGTCGAGGCCGAACTGCACGCTGAGCAGGCCCGATTGGCAGAGCGGGCCCGCATCTCCGCCGAGATGCACGACGTACTCGCCCACCGGCTGAGCCTGCTCGCCCTGCACGCCGGCGTCCTGGCGATGCAGACCGAGACGCTGCCGCCCCCGGCCCTCGAGCGGATTGCGCTGCTCCGCGCCACTGCGGCACAGGCCCTGGCAGACCTGCGCGATCTGCTGGGAGCGCTGCGAACGGACCTGCCCGGCGACCCCCGGAAGGAGCGCGGCCCAGCGGTGCAGGACCTCTCCGCGCTGCTGGCCGAGGCCGACGCCGCCGGGCAGCGGATCGAAGCGGAGATCGGCGGGGAAGCCGGATCCGCCCCGGCCAGTCACCGGCTCGCTGTGCACCGACTGGTCCAGGAGGGGCTCACCAACGCCCGCAAGCACGCCGGCGGCGCACCGGTGCGGCTGCATGTGCACTACGGCAGCCCGGCCACATCCGTGGAACTCGTCAACGGTCCGGGCCGTCCGCCGTACCCACCTTCCGCGACCATCGGCTACGGCCTGGTCGGCCTGTCCGAACGGGTCAGCGGCCTCAGCGGACATCTCCATCACGGGCCTTCGCCGGACGGCGGTTGGCGGCTCTCGGCCCGCCTCCCTCTGTCCCCGGATCCCGCAAGCTCCCTGCAGCGGCAGCCGATTCCCGGATCGGAGACCTCGTGA
- a CDS encoding response regulator transcription factor: MINVLVVDDDALVRLGLADLIGTDPALLLVAEAVDGLEAVEQATRHRIDVALVDVRMPRMDGIAAVRRLRTLPAPPRIVMLTTFDIDEYVYDALAAGADGFLLKDTEPADILRAIHVVAAGNGMLHPSAARHLIDRFHHTARPDARAARRRLARLTPRETQVLSRLTEGDTNAEIAAVLGMRESTVKAHVSRILTTLEASNRVQAALLARDAGLPR, translated from the coding sequence GTGATCAACGTACTGGTCGTCGACGACGACGCCCTGGTCCGGCTGGGCCTGGCCGACCTGATCGGCACGGACCCGGCCCTGCTGCTCGTGGCCGAGGCGGTCGACGGCCTGGAAGCGGTCGAACAGGCCACTCGCCACCGGATCGACGTGGCCCTGGTCGATGTCCGGATGCCCCGTATGGACGGCATCGCCGCCGTCCGCCGACTGCGTACCCTTCCCGCTCCGCCGCGCATCGTCATGCTGACCACGTTCGACATCGACGAGTACGTCTACGACGCTCTCGCCGCCGGCGCCGACGGCTTCCTGCTCAAGGACACCGAGCCCGCAGACATCCTTCGCGCCATCCACGTGGTCGCGGCCGGCAACGGCATGCTCCACCCCTCCGCAGCCCGCCACCTGATCGACCGCTTCCACCACACCGCCCGCCCCGACGCCCGTGCCGCCCGCAGACGACTGGCTCGGCTCACCCCCCGTGAAACCCAGGTCCTCAGCCGCCTCACCGAAGGCGATACCAATGCCGAGATCGCCGCTGTTCTCGGCATGCGCGAAAGCACCGTCAAGGCACACGTCAGCCGCATCCTCACCACCCTCGAAGCCAGCAACCGCGTTCAGGCCGCCCTCCTCGCGCGCGACGCCGGCCTTCCCCGCTGA